One window of the Doryrhamphus excisus isolate RoL2022-K1 chromosome 10, RoL_Dexc_1.0, whole genome shotgun sequence genome contains the following:
- the LOC131136575 gene encoding zinc finger protein 335-like isoform X9, which produces MDPEENEVESSSDAGTSGMEEPSESGMGMESSEVMSADSSDAASTHAQAPESDCHVGQSSEGLVVFVPETSSSTDVRVSSVNLPDSSSVAQSTSVSSVSTVTQSVLVSESAQVVVHSSAVSEGAMMVSDSTASTSSDLGSAIDKIIESTIGPDIMNGCIAVTSAEDRDAEPTQYFILQGPDDGAPVGAHMSSSALSNRIAVEAPAEGPTSTCLDQGHLQCNLEPDQPDDQPGHSGYPEDSSNQPDQPQHSHPSQYMDCSADGPDQTGESTSSYVECSGEEPDQTRSQSGFPDYSGENSDHDLPGYVECSRADSNPTSREHYVVECSDGYLCTVDDGVQPHHSRSYIDSSADHRIKTSRQYAVEYGGECVAAADSEQPGCSQYQARNGDDDDDEQNQDPDQPQHSEQQPQRSCYTENSNGPDESLYTDDSSSSDHHVVDTADSRGVPEALECSESQPGPYISSSGTYNSNPEPEVVPHCPASRDEARSSQQPQDDAKVGQEIDASVVAEGSADRPPNLAELEEMMEVVIVQQYKCKMCPYKSASKDTLINHMRDKHFKPTRDLQTKRKRGRPPKSAALAHGQAEQEEAGQRKAAQAAISRSVQPEEEDDDVPDAGALDNSEARPRRKIGRPRKYSLLEEGYNSKEAESLVKKPRMNEDPSAADEASSSGLDNDGPALVTDGDRAEAAVSQSDSENKDPSSNSQPEEFFERKRGRPSKCFLRKKYKKHFSRNQYYKSLKPLLRPHSCYICGSRFLTQDDLRFHVESHEGNDPELFKCLQCNYRCKRWSSLKEHMFNHEGTKPFKCEKCDYSSVYRKDVVRHSAVHSKDKKKNKVMVMTLSEFPCPVCHKVYPMQKRLTQHLKTHSAEKPHMCDKCGKSFKKRYTFKMHLLTHIQTVGDSKFKCEFCDYTCDNKKLLLNHQLSHTIDRPFKCDYCKYSTSKEEFLVSHLAIKHTGEKPFSCDMCHFVTKHRKNLRLHIQCRHPEAFEEWSVSHPTEPTKRRRKPFFTLQQMEALKKQHEEGTQALPNIVSVDPITLHTIQGMGNASVAQDALGNTTIIYEQGESGDLSSQNALSLLLNMSNARELVGNSLQVAVLKSDGSAEVKALEGEWSAMPTVPGQAQKVVTVHVSESGETVLQEAYEATTSGTGELAQIAIETYEDEGEFNMVEQVAEVVQSSDRSKEKNDPSQPAEDSEAQNLKSEKFYLAPGLPERVLQQVELSSEAPTSPPAMSSLGVNTKRFCCRICMESFQGRSDMENHKRAHLGPNIFKCPDCDFTSNSWPEVKVHMELHSYLRPHKCSICSFASKNKKDLRRHLLTHTKEKPFSCKLCGQSFNRNGHLKFHMERLHNQEHPTRKSHTLTSQQTIIVNSDDEALTTLQSLQAHQTVISPDRLQALSQEHIIVAQDQYLSNQEEGTYIQQITTIDGHTVQHLMTGDNQVTEVQYIISQDGVPHLIPQEYVVVADSNHIQMSDGHIVQYEHEGVFLQEQHITVSHDSQIQYLPASSEEQDMEAAAHSAVTAVADAAMAQAQTVYRKATPEQLEKLQQQGIHYDVITFTD; this is translated from the exons ATGGATCCAGAGGAGAATGAGGTGGAAAGCAGCAGTGATGCAGGCACCTCAGGGATGGAGGAGCCGTCTGAAAGCGGCATGGGCATGGAGTCATCTGAGGTTATGTCTGCAGACAGCAGTGATGCTGCCTCTACTCATGCACAAGCACCAGAGTCAGACTGCCACGTGGGACAGAGCTCAGAGGGACTGGTG GTCTTCGTCCCAGAGACCAGCTCTAGTACAGATGTCAGAGTGTCATCAGTTAACCTCCCAGACTCGTCGTCGGTGGCCCAGTCCACCAGTGTGTCCAGTGTGTCCACAGTGACTCAATCAGTTCTAGTGTCAGAGTCAGCCCAAGTGGTTGTCCACTCCAGTGCTGTGTCGGAAGGTGCCATGATGGTTTCTGACTCGACTGCCTCTACCTCATCAGACCTGGGCTCTGCCATAGACAAGATCATTGAGTCCACCATAGGGCCTGACATCATGAATG GTTGCATTGCAGTGACAAGTGCAGAAGATAGGGATGCAGAACCGACCCAATATTTCATACTACAAGGCCCAGATGATG GTGCTCCTGTGGGAGCCCATATGTCATCCTCAGCTCTGTCTAATCGCATTGCCGTAGAAGCACCTGCTGAGGGTCCCACATCCACCTGTCTGGACCAGGGACACCTGCAGTGTAACTTGGAGCCAGACCAACCAGACGATCAGCCTGGACACTCTGGTTACCCAGAAGACAGCAGCAATCAGCCTGATCAGCCCCAACACTCTCACCCCTCTCAGTATATGGACTGCAGTGCAGATGGTCCAGACCAAACTGGGGAGTCAACATCATCTTACGTGGAGTGTTCAGGCGAAGAACCTGACCAGACGCGCTCCCAGTCAGGCTTCCCTGACTACAGTGGAGAGAACAGTGACCATGACCTGCCCGGATATGTGGAATGCAGCAGGGCTGATTCGAACCCCACCAGCCGGGAGCATTATGTTGTGGAATGCAGTGATGGGTATCTGTGCACTGTGGATGATGGAGTGCAGCCACATCATTCACGTTCCTACATCGACAGCAGTGCAGATCACAGGATCAAGACAAGCCGGCAGTATGCTGTTGAATATGGCGGCGAGTGTGTTGCAGCTGCAGATTCTGAGCAGCCTGGGTGTTCTCAGTATCAGGCAAGGAatggggatgatgatgatgatgagcagaACCAGGATCCCGATCAACCGCAGCACTCAGAACAGCAGCCCCAGCGTTCCTGTTACACGGAGAATAGCAATGGCCCTGATGAATCGCTTTATACTGATGACAGCTCCTCATCAGACCACCATGTAGTCGACACAGCAGATTCAAGGGGGGTCCCCGAGGCACTGGAGTGCAGTGAGAGCCAGCCAGGGCCATACATTAGCAGCAGTGGCACCTACAACTCCAACCCGGAACCAGAGGTGGTCCCACATTGCCCAGCCAGCCGAGATGAGGCTCGGAGCTCCCAGCAGCCTCAGGACGACGCTAAAGTGGGCCAGGAAATTGATGCATCAGTCGTGGCAGAAGGCTCTGCAGACAGGCCACCCAACCTGGCTGAGTTGGAGGAGATGATGGAAGTTGTGATTGTGCAGCAGTACAAGTGCAAGATGTGTCCATATAAGAGTGCCTCTAAGGACACACTCATTAACCACATGAGGGACAAACACTTTAAACCTACAA GGGATTTGCAAACAAAGCGCAAACGTGGACGACCTCCCAAAAGTGCTGCGCTGGCCCATGGCCAGGCAGAACAGGAGGAAGCTGGACAAAGGAAGGCCGCACAGGCAGCGATATCCAGGTCTGTTCAgccagaggaggaggacgatgaTGTTCCTGATGCTGGTGCTCTTGATAATTCTGAAG CTCGTCCTAGACGTAAAATTGGCCGCCCGAGGAAATACAGCCTTCTGGAAGAAGGCTACAACAGCAAAG AGGCAGAGAGTTTAGTAAAGAAGCCAAGAATGAACGAAGATCCAAGCGCTGCCGATGAGGCAAGCTCATCTGGCTTAGATAATGATGGCCCCGCTCTGGTGACTGATGGGGACAGAGCAGAGGCAGCAGTAAGCCAGTCCGACTCGGAGAACAAAGACCCATCGTCCAACTCACAGCCAGAAGAGTTCTTTGAGCGAAAACGAGGTCGGCCCTCCAAGTGCTTTCTACGCAAGAAGTACAAGAAGCATTTCAGTCGCAA TCAGTACTACAAATCCCTCAAACCGCTCTTGAGACCTCACAGTTGTTATATTTGCGGCTCTCGCTTCCTCACTCAAGACGATCTGCGCTTCCACGTGGAGTCCCATGAGGGCAACGACCCAGAACTTTTTAAATGCCTCCAGTGCAACTATCGCTGCAAGCGCTGGTCCTCTCTCAAG GAGCACATGTTCAATCATGAAGGTACGAAGCCTTTCAAGTGTGAGAAGTGCGATTACTCGAGTGTCTACAGAAAAGATGTTGTTCGTCACTCAGCAGTTCACAGCAAAGACAA gaaaaaaaacaaagtaatg GTGATGACACTATCCGAGTTCCCGTGTCCTGTGTGTCACAAGGTCTACCCCATGCAGAAGAGGCTCACGCAGCACTTGAAGACCCACAGTGCAGAGAAACCACACATGTGTGATAAG tGTGGCAAATCCTTCAAGAAGCGGTATACATTCAAAATGCACCTCCTTACCCACATTCAGACTGTGGGAGACAGCAA GTTCAAGTGTGAGTTTTGTGATTACACCTGTGACAACAAGAAGCTGCTGCTGAACCATCAGCTGTCTCACACCATCGACCGACCCTTCAAATGCGACTACTGTAAATACTCCACTTCCAAAGAAGAGTTCTTAGTGTCCCATCTGGCCATTAAACACACAG gagagaaacctttctccTGCGATATGTGTCACTTCGTCACAAAGCACAGGAAGAATCTGAGATTACACATACAGTGTCGCCATCCGGAAGCTTTTGAAGAGTGGTCCGTCTCTCACCCCACGGAGCCGACCAAGAGACGACGCAAGCCTTTTTTCACCCTCCAGCAAATGGAGGCGCTTAAAAAGCAACATGAGGAAGGAACACAAGCCTTGCCCAATATT GTTTCAGTGGATCCCATAACTCTTCACACCATTCAGGGAATGGGAAATGCCTCAGTGGCACAGGACGCACTCGGAAATACCACCATCATCTATGAACAAG GTGAATCCGGTGATCTCTCCTCCCAAAATGCCCTGAGCCTGCTGTTAAATATGAGCAACGCTCGGGAATTGGTTGGGAACTCCTTACAA GTGGCGGTGCTGAAGTCAGATGGCAGTGCAGAGGTGAAAGCTTTGGAGGGAGAGTGGAGTGCAATGCCCACAGTCCCGGGCCAAGCCCAGAAAGTTGTAACCGTCCATGTGTCCGAGAGCGGCGAGACCGTTCTGCAGGAGGCCTATGAGGCAACCACCTCTGGGACAGGAGAGCTGGCTCAGATTGCTATAGAAACCTATGAGGACGAAGGGGAGTTCAATATGGTGGAGCAAGTGGCAGAAGTAGTCCAAAGCTCTGACCGCAG TAAAGAGAAGAACGACCCCTCTCAGCCTGCGGAGGATTCCGAAGCACAGAACCTGAAAAGTGAAAAGTTCTACCTTGCTCCTGGACTGCCTGAAAGAGTTTTGCAACAGGTggag CTGAGCAGTGAAGCTCCCACCTCTCCTCCTGCTATGAGCTCACTTGGTGTCAACACCAAGCGGTTCTGCTGTCGCATATGCATGGAGTCGTTCCAAGGCCGTTCTGACATGGAGAACCACAAGAGGGCGCACTTGGGTCCTAACATCTTCAAGTGCCCTGACTGTGACTTCACCTCAAACTCCTGGCCTGAGGTCAAG GTTCACATGGAGCTGCATTCCTACCTGCGACCGCACAAGTGTTCCATTTGCAGCTTTGCCTCCAAGAACAAGAAAGACCTGCGCAGACACTTGCTGACCCACACCAAAGAAAAGCCATTTTCTTGCAAGCTTTGTGGCCAAAG CTTCAATCGCAATGGCCACCTGAAGTTTCACATGGAGCGTCTCCACAACCAGGAGCACCCCACTCGTAAGAGCCACACCCTCACATCCCAGCAGACCATCATAGTCAACAGTGATGACGAGGCTCTGACTACATTACAGT CCCTGCAGGCCCATCAGACGGTCATCAGTCCAGACCGTCTGCAGGCTCTCAGTCAAGAGCACATAATTGTAGCCCAAGATCAGTATCTATCAAACCAG GAGGAGGGCACATACATTCAGCAGATAACCACCATAGATGGACATACAGTCCAGCACCTTATGACAGGAGACAACCAGGTCACTGAG GTCCAGTATATCATCTCACAGGATGGAGTGCCGCACTTAATCCCGCAGGAGTATGTTGTAGTAGCAGACAGCAATCACATACAG ATGTCAGATGGGCACATCGTTCAATATGAGCATGAAGGAGTCTTTCTGCAAGAGCAACAC ATCACAGTAAGCCATGACAGTCAGATCCAGTACCTGCCTGCTAGTTCGGAGGAGCAAGATATGGAGGCCGCAGCCCACTCTGCCGTCACAG CAGTAGCAGATGCAGCGATGGCACAGGCCCAGACCGTCTACAGGAAAGCAACACCTGAGCAGCTGGAGAAGCTCCAGCAGCAGGGCATCCACTACGACGTCATTACTTTCACTGACTAA
- the LOC131136575 gene encoding zinc finger protein 335-like isoform X4: MDPEENEVESSSDAGTSGMEEPSESGMGMESSEVMSADSSDAASTHAQAPESDCHVGQSSEGLVVFVPETSSSTDVRVSSVNLPDSSSVAQSTSVSSVSTVTQSVLVSESAQVVVHSSAVSEGAMMVSDSTASTSSDLGSAIDKIIESTIGPDIMNGCIAVTSAEDRDAEPTQYFILQGPDDGAPVGAHMSSSALSNRIAVEAPAEGPTSTCLDQGHLQCNLEPDQPDDQPGHSGYPEDSSNQPDQPQHSHPSQYMDCSADGPDQTGESTSSYVECSGEEPDQTRSQSGFPDYSGENSDHDLPGYVECSRADSNPTSREHYVVECSDGYLCTVDDGVQPHHSRSYIDSSADHRIKTSRQYAVEYGGECVAAADSEQPGCSQYQARNGDDDDDEQNQDPDQPQHSEQQPQRSCYTENSNGPDESLYTDDSSSSDHHVVDTADSRGVPEALECSESQPGPYISSSGTYNSNPEPEVVPHCPASRDEARSSQQPQDDAKVGQEIDASVVAEGSADRPPNLAELEEMMEVVIVQQYKCKMCPYKSASKDTLINHMRDKHFKPTRDLQTKRKRGRPPKSAALAHGQAEQEEAGQRKAAQAAISRSVQPEEEDDDVPDAGALDNSEGDSDYNPGEEDCEGRFPSSIKKTTPPISSSSQARPRRKIGRPRKYSLLEEGYNSKGEAESLVKKPRMNEDPSAADEASSSGLDNDGPALVTDGDRAEAAVSQSDSENKDPSSNSQPEEFFERKRGRPSKCFLRKKYKKHFSRNQYYKSLKPLLRPHSCYICGSRFLTQDDLRFHVESHEGNDPELFKCLQCNYRCKRWSSLKEHMFNHEGTKPFKCEKCDYSSVYRKDVVRHSAVHSKDKKKNKVMVMTLSEFPCPVCHKVYPMQKRLTQHLKTHSAEKPHMCDKCGKSFKKRYTFKMHLLTHIQTVGDSKFKCEFCDYTCDNKKLLLNHQLSHTIDRPFKCDYCKYSTSKEEFLVSHLAIKHTGEKPFSCDMCHFVTKHRKNLRLHIQCRHPEAFEEWSVSHPTEPTKRRRKPFFTLQQMEALKKQHEEGTQALPNIVSVDPITLHTIQGMGNASVAQDALGNTTIIYEQGESGDLSSQNALSLLLNMSNARELVGNSLQVAVLKSDGSAEVKALEGEWSAMPTVPGQAQKVVTVHVSESGETVLQEAYEATTSGTGELAQIAIETYEDEGEFNMVEQVAEVVQSSDRSKEKNDPSQPAEDSEAQNLKSEKFYLAPGLPERVLQQLSSEAPTSPPAMSSLGVNTKRFCCRICMESFQGRSDMENHKRAHLGPNIFKCPDCDFTSNSWPEVKVHMELHSYLRPHKCSICSFASKNKKDLRRHLLTHTKEKPFSCKLCGQSFNRNGHLKFHMERLHNQEHPTRKSHTLTSQQTIIVNSDDEALTTLQSLQAHQTVISPDRLQALSQEHIIVAQDQYLSNQEEGTYIQQITTIDGHTVQHLMTGDNQVTEVQYIISQDGVPHLIPQEYVVVADSNHIQMSDGHIVQYEHEGVFLQEQHITVSHDSQIQYLPASSEEQDMEAAAHSAVTAVADAAMAQAQTVYRKATPEQLEKLQQQGIHYDVITFTD, encoded by the exons ATGGATCCAGAGGAGAATGAGGTGGAAAGCAGCAGTGATGCAGGCACCTCAGGGATGGAGGAGCCGTCTGAAAGCGGCATGGGCATGGAGTCATCTGAGGTTATGTCTGCAGACAGCAGTGATGCTGCCTCTACTCATGCACAAGCACCAGAGTCAGACTGCCACGTGGGACAGAGCTCAGAGGGACTGGTG GTCTTCGTCCCAGAGACCAGCTCTAGTACAGATGTCAGAGTGTCATCAGTTAACCTCCCAGACTCGTCGTCGGTGGCCCAGTCCACCAGTGTGTCCAGTGTGTCCACAGTGACTCAATCAGTTCTAGTGTCAGAGTCAGCCCAAGTGGTTGTCCACTCCAGTGCTGTGTCGGAAGGTGCCATGATGGTTTCTGACTCGACTGCCTCTACCTCATCAGACCTGGGCTCTGCCATAGACAAGATCATTGAGTCCACCATAGGGCCTGACATCATGAATG GTTGCATTGCAGTGACAAGTGCAGAAGATAGGGATGCAGAACCGACCCAATATTTCATACTACAAGGCCCAGATGATG GTGCTCCTGTGGGAGCCCATATGTCATCCTCAGCTCTGTCTAATCGCATTGCCGTAGAAGCACCTGCTGAGGGTCCCACATCCACCTGTCTGGACCAGGGACACCTGCAGTGTAACTTGGAGCCAGACCAACCAGACGATCAGCCTGGACACTCTGGTTACCCAGAAGACAGCAGCAATCAGCCTGATCAGCCCCAACACTCTCACCCCTCTCAGTATATGGACTGCAGTGCAGATGGTCCAGACCAAACTGGGGAGTCAACATCATCTTACGTGGAGTGTTCAGGCGAAGAACCTGACCAGACGCGCTCCCAGTCAGGCTTCCCTGACTACAGTGGAGAGAACAGTGACCATGACCTGCCCGGATATGTGGAATGCAGCAGGGCTGATTCGAACCCCACCAGCCGGGAGCATTATGTTGTGGAATGCAGTGATGGGTATCTGTGCACTGTGGATGATGGAGTGCAGCCACATCATTCACGTTCCTACATCGACAGCAGTGCAGATCACAGGATCAAGACAAGCCGGCAGTATGCTGTTGAATATGGCGGCGAGTGTGTTGCAGCTGCAGATTCTGAGCAGCCTGGGTGTTCTCAGTATCAGGCAAGGAatggggatgatgatgatgatgagcagaACCAGGATCCCGATCAACCGCAGCACTCAGAACAGCAGCCCCAGCGTTCCTGTTACACGGAGAATAGCAATGGCCCTGATGAATCGCTTTATACTGATGACAGCTCCTCATCAGACCACCATGTAGTCGACACAGCAGATTCAAGGGGGGTCCCCGAGGCACTGGAGTGCAGTGAGAGCCAGCCAGGGCCATACATTAGCAGCAGTGGCACCTACAACTCCAACCCGGAACCAGAGGTGGTCCCACATTGCCCAGCCAGCCGAGATGAGGCTCGGAGCTCCCAGCAGCCTCAGGACGACGCTAAAGTGGGCCAGGAAATTGATGCATCAGTCGTGGCAGAAGGCTCTGCAGACAGGCCACCCAACCTGGCTGAGTTGGAGGAGATGATGGAAGTTGTGATTGTGCAGCAGTACAAGTGCAAGATGTGTCCATATAAGAGTGCCTCTAAGGACACACTCATTAACCACATGAGGGACAAACACTTTAAACCTACAA GGGATTTGCAAACAAAGCGCAAACGTGGACGACCTCCCAAAAGTGCTGCGCTGGCCCATGGCCAGGCAGAACAGGAGGAAGCTGGACAAAGGAAGGCCGCACAGGCAGCGATATCCAGGTCTGTTCAgccagaggaggaggacgatgaTGTTCCTGATGCTGGTGCTCTTGATAATTCTGAAG GGGATAGTGACTACAACCCAGGTGAAGAAGACTGCGAAGGAAGGTTCCCATCCAGTATTAAAAAAACGACTCCTCCtatttcctcctcctctcaaGCTCGTCCTAGACGTAAAATTGGCCGCCCGAGGAAATACAGCCTTCTGGAAGAAGGCTACAACAGCAAAGGTG AGGCAGAGAGTTTAGTAAAGAAGCCAAGAATGAACGAAGATCCAAGCGCTGCCGATGAGGCAAGCTCATCTGGCTTAGATAATGATGGCCCCGCTCTGGTGACTGATGGGGACAGAGCAGAGGCAGCAGTAAGCCAGTCCGACTCGGAGAACAAAGACCCATCGTCCAACTCACAGCCAGAAGAGTTCTTTGAGCGAAAACGAGGTCGGCCCTCCAAGTGCTTTCTACGCAAGAAGTACAAGAAGCATTTCAGTCGCAA TCAGTACTACAAATCCCTCAAACCGCTCTTGAGACCTCACAGTTGTTATATTTGCGGCTCTCGCTTCCTCACTCAAGACGATCTGCGCTTCCACGTGGAGTCCCATGAGGGCAACGACCCAGAACTTTTTAAATGCCTCCAGTGCAACTATCGCTGCAAGCGCTGGTCCTCTCTCAAG GAGCACATGTTCAATCATGAAGGTACGAAGCCTTTCAAGTGTGAGAAGTGCGATTACTCGAGTGTCTACAGAAAAGATGTTGTTCGTCACTCAGCAGTTCACAGCAAAGACAA gaaaaaaaacaaagtaatg GTGATGACACTATCCGAGTTCCCGTGTCCTGTGTGTCACAAGGTCTACCCCATGCAGAAGAGGCTCACGCAGCACTTGAAGACCCACAGTGCAGAGAAACCACACATGTGTGATAAG tGTGGCAAATCCTTCAAGAAGCGGTATACATTCAAAATGCACCTCCTTACCCACATTCAGACTGTGGGAGACAGCAA GTTCAAGTGTGAGTTTTGTGATTACACCTGTGACAACAAGAAGCTGCTGCTGAACCATCAGCTGTCTCACACCATCGACCGACCCTTCAAATGCGACTACTGTAAATACTCCACTTCCAAAGAAGAGTTCTTAGTGTCCCATCTGGCCATTAAACACACAG gagagaaacctttctccTGCGATATGTGTCACTTCGTCACAAAGCACAGGAAGAATCTGAGATTACACATACAGTGTCGCCATCCGGAAGCTTTTGAAGAGTGGTCCGTCTCTCACCCCACGGAGCCGACCAAGAGACGACGCAAGCCTTTTTTCACCCTCCAGCAAATGGAGGCGCTTAAAAAGCAACATGAGGAAGGAACACAAGCCTTGCCCAATATT GTTTCAGTGGATCCCATAACTCTTCACACCATTCAGGGAATGGGAAATGCCTCAGTGGCACAGGACGCACTCGGAAATACCACCATCATCTATGAACAAG GTGAATCCGGTGATCTCTCCTCCCAAAATGCCCTGAGCCTGCTGTTAAATATGAGCAACGCTCGGGAATTGGTTGGGAACTCCTTACAA GTGGCGGTGCTGAAGTCAGATGGCAGTGCAGAGGTGAAAGCTTTGGAGGGAGAGTGGAGTGCAATGCCCACAGTCCCGGGCCAAGCCCAGAAAGTTGTAACCGTCCATGTGTCCGAGAGCGGCGAGACCGTTCTGCAGGAGGCCTATGAGGCAACCACCTCTGGGACAGGAGAGCTGGCTCAGATTGCTATAGAAACCTATGAGGACGAAGGGGAGTTCAATATGGTGGAGCAAGTGGCAGAAGTAGTCCAAAGCTCTGACCGCAG TAAAGAGAAGAACGACCCCTCTCAGCCTGCGGAGGATTCCGAAGCACAGAACCTGAAAAGTGAAAAGTTCTACCTTGCTCCTGGACTGCCTGAAAGAGTTTTGCAACAG CTGAGCAGTGAAGCTCCCACCTCTCCTCCTGCTATGAGCTCACTTGGTGTCAACACCAAGCGGTTCTGCTGTCGCATATGCATGGAGTCGTTCCAAGGCCGTTCTGACATGGAGAACCACAAGAGGGCGCACTTGGGTCCTAACATCTTCAAGTGCCCTGACTGTGACTTCACCTCAAACTCCTGGCCTGAGGTCAAG GTTCACATGGAGCTGCATTCCTACCTGCGACCGCACAAGTGTTCCATTTGCAGCTTTGCCTCCAAGAACAAGAAAGACCTGCGCAGACACTTGCTGACCCACACCAAAGAAAAGCCATTTTCTTGCAAGCTTTGTGGCCAAAG CTTCAATCGCAATGGCCACCTGAAGTTTCACATGGAGCGTCTCCACAACCAGGAGCACCCCACTCGTAAGAGCCACACCCTCACATCCCAGCAGACCATCATAGTCAACAGTGATGACGAGGCTCTGACTACATTACAGT CCCTGCAGGCCCATCAGACGGTCATCAGTCCAGACCGTCTGCAGGCTCTCAGTCAAGAGCACATAATTGTAGCCCAAGATCAGTATCTATCAAACCAG GAGGAGGGCACATACATTCAGCAGATAACCACCATAGATGGACATACAGTCCAGCACCTTATGACAGGAGACAACCAGGTCACTGAG GTCCAGTATATCATCTCACAGGATGGAGTGCCGCACTTAATCCCGCAGGAGTATGTTGTAGTAGCAGACAGCAATCACATACAG ATGTCAGATGGGCACATCGTTCAATATGAGCATGAAGGAGTCTTTCTGCAAGAGCAACAC ATCACAGTAAGCCATGACAGTCAGATCCAGTACCTGCCTGCTAGTTCGGAGGAGCAAGATATGGAGGCCGCAGCCCACTCTGCCGTCACAG CAGTAGCAGATGCAGCGATGGCACAGGCCCAGACCGTCTACAGGAAAGCAACACCTGAGCAGCTGGAGAAGCTCCAGCAGCAGGGCATCCACTACGACGTCATTACTTTCACTGACTAA